The Candidatus Eisenbacteria bacterium genomic interval GGAGACGTGTTCGGCTCCCTGCGCTGTGACTGCAATGAGCAGCTGATCGCTGCTATGCAGATGGTCGAGAAAGAAGGTCGGGGTGTCGTATTGTACATGAGGCAGGAGGGGAGAGGCATCGGGCTTCTGAACAAGCTGAAAGCATATAGGCTGCAGGACGATGGGATGGACACCGTAGAGGCAAACGAGAAACTTGGCTTCCGGCCGGATTTGCGAGACTACGGCATCGGCGCGCAGATTCTTCACGACCTTGGGGTCGGCAAGATGCGGCTGATGACGAACAATCCAAAAAAACTCGTTGGGTTGCACGGATATGGACTGGAGGTCGTGGAACGAGTTGCGCTTGAGGTCGATCCGAATTTCTTCAATGAGCATTACCTCAAGGCAAAGCGAGACAAGCTCGGACACTTGATTCTGATCGAACGTTAGGAGATCCGGCTCACAACCTCGTGTGGAGCGTGTCACATCCGCGACTTTTTCCCTTGCGTCTCATTGAATTTTCTTCTACTTTGCTTCCGAATCAAGCATANNNNNNNNNNCACTCAAAAAACTATCAAAAATAGTTTTCAAGTGTCGAACTTGGGCTAGCCTGACAGTACGAAGAAGACCGCTGGTTTTCGGAGAATTCTCACATCCGATATCAGGCCTGTCCTGGAAACACTAGCCCAAGTTCGACAGAATTAGACAAAAGATGTTGGTTCTGAGCAGCAAAGGGCAAAAGTCGTTAATAGTTTACACTACAAATTGAGTTTCATCTCAAGCCTGGGGGGCGGTCTGAGGTTGAGCTTTTGTAAGAGAATGGCCAAGTGTTGTTCGGGTTTGGAGACGCAACGGAGTCTGATCTCTGTGCCGGTGCGTGTCAAGAGTACGACATCGATCAGGGTGAGATTTTTGATCTCTTCAAGGATCGTTCTGGGTTCGTTCCCGAGCCCTGCCTGCTTGCACATTTGTGCGAGACATTTCCAGAGCACATAGGCAAGGAAGCAGACCAAGATGTGCGCCTGAACGCGATCTTCTCGTTGGTGCCAAATGGGGCGCAGCTTCAAGTCCTGTTTCTGAATGCGGAAGGCTGCTTCAGCCTCCGTCAGTTGAATGTAAGCTTTCCACAAATCTTCCGGCGTCCAGTCTATGATGTTCGTGCGCAGGAGATAATATCCCTCGCTCAAACGGGCCCAATCGCTATACGTGTTGTGGATCGTCCAGGAGAGATCGAGTTTGCCGTCAAGTTCTTTGACATCGATATCAAAAAGCGGAGAGGCCCGGTTGTAGCGTTCGAGCAATCGTCCGATACGGCGCTCGACAACTCTCACATTCTTGACGCGGCCGGAGGTACAGCTCTTCTTCACTTTGTGAAGACCTTTGTCCAGTCGCTCGAGGAAGCGGTTGTGAATCGCCCGTTCCTTCTCACGTCTGGCTTCACTTCGGCAGAGAATAAATATCTCTTCGCCTCCACCTGGCGAAGGGCAGAGTTTTACTTCGAGTCCTTCATGGACTTGCTTCCAGCCCTTCGTGAGAAGCTGGTGTTCGAACTTCTTCAACTGGCTCTTGGCTGTTCCGATAATGTAGCGCCGGCCTTCCTCTTGGAGCAGTTCAAGATTATCAGGACTGGCCATCCCGCGATCCATAATCCAGATACGATTTGCCTTGCCATAGAGGGATTCCATCTTTTCGATAATGGTTTCAACCGTCTTTGAATCGTGCCGGTTACCCTCGAACACCTCATAGCCAAGAGGTATTCCTTCTTTGGTTACGACCAGACCGATGCACACTTGTTTACAATCGGGACGACTGTCGCGTGAGTACCCCTGCTGTGCCTGAGGGTTTCTGGATGCTTGTCCTTCAAAGTAACTGGAGGTGACGTCATACAAAAGAATATCATAGGTGATATGAAAGAGTTCACCCAACCGCCCTTTGAGATGCTTCTGGATGTCGTCTTTGTGTTCCAACAGTTTATCCAGTGCGCGGTAGAGGCGGTTGTCGTAGATGTCCTCGTCGGCAATACCCAGAAGGTCTGAGAGTGCACTCTTGCGGTAGAACTGTTCGGCGATATGGAGTTCGCTCGATGGTTCACAAAAGCGTGAGATAACCAGAACGTTTGCGAGCGTAGCCCAGGAGATTTTCGGGTGCCTGCCCAAGGCTGCATCTGCAGAACCGGAGGTCTCCAG includes:
- a CDS encoding IS1634 family transposase, with amino-acid sequence MKTYPLAEPGHDVVYWSMFLRKFSIDKDGKRHDYWALVESVRTARGPRQRVVSYLGDMDEAGRLGIHHAVEKGLPTQESLFDETSPEWVEVNVRKVRTERSRRFGDVWLALELIKKLGVSELLDRVMLETSGSADAALGRHPKISWATLANVLVISRFCEPSSELHIAEQFYRKSALSDLLGIADEDIYDNRLYRALDKLLEHKDDIQKHLKGRLGELFHITYDILLYDVTSSYFEGQASRNPQAQQGYSRDSRPDCKQVCIGLVVTKEGIPLGYEVFEGNRHDSKTVETIIEKMESLYGKANRIWIMDRGMASPDNLELLQEEGRRYIIGTAKSQLKKFEHQLLTKGWKQVHEGLEVKLCPSPGGGEEIFILCRSEARREKERAIHNRFLERLDKGLHKVKKSCTSGRVKNVRVVERRIGRLLERYNRASPLFDIDVKELDGKLDLSWTIHNTYSDWARLSEGYYLLRTNIIDWTPEDLWKAYIQLTEAEAAFRIQKQDLKLRPIWHQREDRVQAHILVCFLAYVLWKCLAQMCKQAGLGNEPRTILEEIKNLTLIDVVLLTRTGTEIRLRCVSKPEQHLAILLQKLNLRPPPRLEMKLNL
- a CDS encoding GTP cyclohydrolase II: GDVFGSLRCDCNEQLIAAMQMVEKEGRGVVLYMRQEGRGIGLLNKLKAYRLQDDGMDTVEANEKLGFRPDLRDYGIGAQILHDLGVGKMRLMTNNPKKLVGLHGYGLEVVERVALEVDPNFFNEHYLKAKRDKLGHLILIER